From a region of the Coffea arabica cultivar ET-39 chromosome 3e, Coffea Arabica ET-39 HiFi, whole genome shotgun sequence genome:
- the LOC113736688 gene encoding uncharacterized protein isoform X2, producing MIDSRKRRRKSEDSNAVRVDSAEEEEEVKVVCFGCCGEEAINYKRKSYIEALENLLSEKVLNCEEEAYKLYCDYAFAMGFSVRKGKQYYFEGTKRVRAKMYCCSKEGLAISEREGGNGGSNSCNNNKLETRTGCKAMIYFVCNKGEWKVGKFVKEHNHEMAEVCERPLLRSARAALASNYGGMQPKLSDMSSPCCEVEKPEDVIDLDSDEEDVMCLHCNGAEGEAEACECSSNTDVDDLEKILAEQVIQNEEEAYKVYCDYAHVMGFSVRKGKQYYFPGTKRIRSKSYYCSKEGCVNEDISVATHNKLDARTGCKAMICFTCDEGGQWKVTKFVKEHNHKMAEPYERHLLRSARSVSDAKGSTASQSMKLGLNNVTCSIECSGSESIGHENSIKEPHEGMMFETEDAARAFYGEYARDVGFVMDVMLSCPSVMEGSSIAHHSGCNEGDFCANKYNPLRLVVNQHPGSGARCQAMMTVKSDKSGNWVVTRFLRDHSHPLVIFPREVRYSMDDKDKKIQELTSELRNKRRLCTMYQEQLMLFMREVEEHINQLSRKTELSLQLSIEDCSYCLYI from the exons ATGATAGATTCCAGAAAGAGACGTAGAAAATCTGAAGACAGTAATGCCGTTAGGGTTGATAGTgctgaggaagaagaagaagtaaaaGTTGTATGCTTCGGTTGTTGTGGAGAAGAAGCGATTAATTACAAGCGTAAATCGTACATTGAAGCATTAGAAAATTTATTATCAGAAAAAGTTTTGAACTGTGAAGAGGAAGCCTATAAATTATATTGCGATTATGCTTTTGCTATGGGATTTAGTGTTAGGAAAGGGAAACAGTATTACTTCGAGGGTACAAAAAGGGTTAGGGCAAAAATGTATTGTTGTTCGAAAGAGGGGTTGGCTATTAGTGAGAGGGAGGGTGGAAATGGTGGTAGTAATagttgtaataataataaattggaGACTAGGACTGGTTGTAAGGCTATGATTTATTTTGTCTGTAACAAGGGGGAGTGGAAAGTAGGAAAGTTTGTCAAGGAGCATAATCATGAGATGGCCGAGGTTTGTGAGAGGCCGCTTTTGAGATCGGCTCGAGCAGCTTTAGCTTCGAATTATGGTGGAATGCAGCCCAAGTTGTCGG ATATGTCAAGCCCTTGTTGTGAAGTCGAAAAGCCTGAAGATGTCATCGATCTTGACAGCGATGAAGAGGATGTAATGTGTCTGCACTGTAATGGTGCAGAAGGAGAAGCTGAAGCGTGCGAGTGTTCATCTAATACTGATGTTGACGATCTAGAAAAGATATTGGCGGAACAAGTAATTCAAAATGAAGAAGAGGCCTACAAGGTGTACTGTGACTATGCACATGTAATGGGTTTCAGTGTTAGGAAAGGAAAGCAGTATTACTTTCCTGGGACCAAAAGAATAAGATCAAAATCATACTACTGTTCCAAGGAAGGGTGTGTGAATGAAGATATAAGTGTAGCAACCCACAACAAATTGGATGCTCGAACAGGATGTAAAGCCATGATTTGTTTCACATGTGATGAGGGTGGCCAGTGGAAGGTTACGAAATTTGTGAAGGAGCATAACCATAAAATGGCTGAGCCCTATGAGAGGCATTTGTTGAGATCTGCACGGTCAGTTTCAGATGCAAAAGGCAGCACTGCTTCACAGTCGATGAAGCTTG GTCTTAATAATGTCACTTGCTCTATAGAATGTTCTGGAAGTGAGTCAATTGGACATGAAAACTCAATTAAAGAACCGCATGAAGGTATGATGTTTGAAACTGAGGACGCTGCAAGGGCATTTTATGGTGAATATGCAAGGGATGTAGGATTTGTCATGGATGTAATGTTGAGCTGTCCATCAGTGATGGAGGGAAGTTCGATTGCCCATCATTCTGGATGTAATGAGGGAGACTTTTGTGCTAATAAGTACAATCCACTTCGACTTGTTGTAAACCAGCATCCAGGCTCAGGAGCAAGGTGTCAGGCTATGATGACTGTAAAGTCtgacaaatctggaaattgggtGGTCACTAGATTTTTGAGGGATCACAGTCATCCACTTGTAATTTTCCCAAGAGAAGTTAGATATTCCATG GATGATAAGGACAAGAAGATTCAGGAGCTAACATCCGAGCTTCGAAATAAGAGACGGTTGTGTACGATGTATCAGGAGCAATTGATGTTATTCATGAGGGAGGTTGAAGAACATATTAATcaattatcaagaaaaactGAATTG AGTCTACAACTGAGCATTGAAGATTGTAGCTATTGTCTGTACATATAA
- the LOC113736688 gene encoding protein FAR1-RELATED SEQUENCE 12 isoform X3, with the protein MIDSRKRRRKSEDSNAVRVDSAEEEEEVKVVCFGCCGEEAINYKRKSYIEALENLLSEKVLNCEEEAYKLYCDYAFAMGFSVRKGKQYYFEGTKRVRAKMYCCSKEGLAISEREGGNGGSNSCNNNKLETRTGCKAMIYFVCNKGEWKVGKFVKEHNHEMAEVCERPLLRSARAALASNYGGMQPKLSDMSSPCCEVEKPEDVIDLDSDEEDVMCLHCNGAEGEAEACECSSNTDVDDLEKILAEQVIQNEEEAYKVYCDYAHVMGFSVRKGKQYYFPGTKRIRSKSYYCSKEGCVNEDISVATHNKLDARTGCKAMICFTCDEGGQWKVTKFVKEHNHKMAEPYERHLLRSARSVSDAKGSTASQSMKLECSGSESIGHENSIKEPHEGMMFETEDAARAFYGEYARDVGFVMDVMLSCPSVMEGSSIAHHSGCNEGDFCANKYNPLRLVVNQHPGSGARCQAMMTVKSDKSGNWVVTRFLRDHSHPLVIFPREVRYSMDDKDKKIQELTSELRNKRRLCTMYQEQLMLFMREVEEHINQLSRKTELSLQLSIEDCSYCLYI; encoded by the exons ATGATAGATTCCAGAAAGAGACGTAGAAAATCTGAAGACAGTAATGCCGTTAGGGTTGATAGTgctgaggaagaagaagaagtaaaaGTTGTATGCTTCGGTTGTTGTGGAGAAGAAGCGATTAATTACAAGCGTAAATCGTACATTGAAGCATTAGAAAATTTATTATCAGAAAAAGTTTTGAACTGTGAAGAGGAAGCCTATAAATTATATTGCGATTATGCTTTTGCTATGGGATTTAGTGTTAGGAAAGGGAAACAGTATTACTTCGAGGGTACAAAAAGGGTTAGGGCAAAAATGTATTGTTGTTCGAAAGAGGGGTTGGCTATTAGTGAGAGGGAGGGTGGAAATGGTGGTAGTAATagttgtaataataataaattggaGACTAGGACTGGTTGTAAGGCTATGATTTATTTTGTCTGTAACAAGGGGGAGTGGAAAGTAGGAAAGTTTGTCAAGGAGCATAATCATGAGATGGCCGAGGTTTGTGAGAGGCCGCTTTTGAGATCGGCTCGAGCAGCTTTAGCTTCGAATTATGGTGGAATGCAGCCCAAGTTGTCGG ATATGTCAAGCCCTTGTTGTGAAGTCGAAAAGCCTGAAGATGTCATCGATCTTGACAGCGATGAAGAGGATGTAATGTGTCTGCACTGTAATGGTGCAGAAGGAGAAGCTGAAGCGTGCGAGTGTTCATCTAATACTGATGTTGACGATCTAGAAAAGATATTGGCGGAACAAGTAATTCAAAATGAAGAAGAGGCCTACAAGGTGTACTGTGACTATGCACATGTAATGGGTTTCAGTGTTAGGAAAGGAAAGCAGTATTACTTTCCTGGGACCAAAAGAATAAGATCAAAATCATACTACTGTTCCAAGGAAGGGTGTGTGAATGAAGATATAAGTGTAGCAACCCACAACAAATTGGATGCTCGAACAGGATGTAAAGCCATGATTTGTTTCACATGTGATGAGGGTGGCCAGTGGAAGGTTACGAAATTTGTGAAGGAGCATAACCATAAAATGGCTGAGCCCTATGAGAGGCATTTGTTGAGATCTGCACGGTCAGTTTCAGATGCAAAAGGCAGCACTGCTTCACAGTCGATGAAGCTTG AATGTTCTGGAAGTGAGTCAATTGGACATGAAAACTCAATTAAAGAACCGCATGAAGGTATGATGTTTGAAACTGAGGACGCTGCAAGGGCATTTTATGGTGAATATGCAAGGGATGTAGGATTTGTCATGGATGTAATGTTGAGCTGTCCATCAGTGATGGAGGGAAGTTCGATTGCCCATCATTCTGGATGTAATGAGGGAGACTTTTGTGCTAATAAGTACAATCCACTTCGACTTGTTGTAAACCAGCATCCAGGCTCAGGAGCAAGGTGTCAGGCTATGATGACTGTAAAGTCtgacaaatctggaaattgggtGGTCACTAGATTTTTGAGGGATCACAGTCATCCACTTGTAATTTTCCCAAGAGAAGTTAGATATTCCATG GATGATAAGGACAAGAAGATTCAGGAGCTAACATCCGAGCTTCGAAATAAGAGACGGTTGTGTACGATGTATCAGGAGCAATTGATGTTATTCATGAGGGAGGTTGAAGAACATATTAATcaattatcaagaaaaactGAATTG AGTCTACAACTGAGCATTGAAGATTGTAGCTATTGTCTGTACATATAA
- the LOC113736688 gene encoding uncharacterized protein isoform X1, whose translation MIDSRKRRRKSEDSNAVRVDSAEEEEEVKVVCFGCCGEEAINYKRKSYIEALENLLSEKVLNCEEEAYKLYCDYAFAMGFSVRKGKQYYFEGTKRVRAKMYCCSKEGLAISEREGGNGGSNSCNNNKLETRTGCKAMIYFVCNKGEWKVGKFVKEHNHEMAEVCERPLLRSARAALASNYGGMQPKLSDMSSPCCEVEKPEDVIDLDSDEEDVMCLHCNGAEGEAEACECSSNTDVDDLEKILAEQVIQNEEEAYKVYCDYAHVMGFSVRKGKQYYFPGTKRIRSKSYYCSKEGCVNEDISVATHNKLDARTGCKAMICFTCDEGGQWKVTKFVKEHNHKMAEPYERHLLRSARSVSDAKGSTASQSMKLAGLNNVTCSIECSGSESIGHENSIKEPHEGMMFETEDAARAFYGEYARDVGFVMDVMLSCPSVMEGSSIAHHSGCNEGDFCANKYNPLRLVVNQHPGSGARCQAMMTVKSDKSGNWVVTRFLRDHSHPLVIFPREVRYSMDDKDKKIQELTSELRNKRRLCTMYQEQLMLFMREVEEHINQLSRKTELSLQLSIEDCSYCLYI comes from the exons ATGATAGATTCCAGAAAGAGACGTAGAAAATCTGAAGACAGTAATGCCGTTAGGGTTGATAGTgctgaggaagaagaagaagtaaaaGTTGTATGCTTCGGTTGTTGTGGAGAAGAAGCGATTAATTACAAGCGTAAATCGTACATTGAAGCATTAGAAAATTTATTATCAGAAAAAGTTTTGAACTGTGAAGAGGAAGCCTATAAATTATATTGCGATTATGCTTTTGCTATGGGATTTAGTGTTAGGAAAGGGAAACAGTATTACTTCGAGGGTACAAAAAGGGTTAGGGCAAAAATGTATTGTTGTTCGAAAGAGGGGTTGGCTATTAGTGAGAGGGAGGGTGGAAATGGTGGTAGTAATagttgtaataataataaattggaGACTAGGACTGGTTGTAAGGCTATGATTTATTTTGTCTGTAACAAGGGGGAGTGGAAAGTAGGAAAGTTTGTCAAGGAGCATAATCATGAGATGGCCGAGGTTTGTGAGAGGCCGCTTTTGAGATCGGCTCGAGCAGCTTTAGCTTCGAATTATGGTGGAATGCAGCCCAAGTTGTCGG ATATGTCAAGCCCTTGTTGTGAAGTCGAAAAGCCTGAAGATGTCATCGATCTTGACAGCGATGAAGAGGATGTAATGTGTCTGCACTGTAATGGTGCAGAAGGAGAAGCTGAAGCGTGCGAGTGTTCATCTAATACTGATGTTGACGATCTAGAAAAGATATTGGCGGAACAAGTAATTCAAAATGAAGAAGAGGCCTACAAGGTGTACTGTGACTATGCACATGTAATGGGTTTCAGTGTTAGGAAAGGAAAGCAGTATTACTTTCCTGGGACCAAAAGAATAAGATCAAAATCATACTACTGTTCCAAGGAAGGGTGTGTGAATGAAGATATAAGTGTAGCAACCCACAACAAATTGGATGCTCGAACAGGATGTAAAGCCATGATTTGTTTCACATGTGATGAGGGTGGCCAGTGGAAGGTTACGAAATTTGTGAAGGAGCATAACCATAAAATGGCTGAGCCCTATGAGAGGCATTTGTTGAGATCTGCACGGTCAGTTTCAGATGCAAAAGGCAGCACTGCTTCACAGTCGATGAAGCTTG CAGGTCTTAATAATGTCACTTGCTCTATAGAATGTTCTGGAAGTGAGTCAATTGGACATGAAAACTCAATTAAAGAACCGCATGAAGGTATGATGTTTGAAACTGAGGACGCTGCAAGGGCATTTTATGGTGAATATGCAAGGGATGTAGGATTTGTCATGGATGTAATGTTGAGCTGTCCATCAGTGATGGAGGGAAGTTCGATTGCCCATCATTCTGGATGTAATGAGGGAGACTTTTGTGCTAATAAGTACAATCCACTTCGACTTGTTGTAAACCAGCATCCAGGCTCAGGAGCAAGGTGTCAGGCTATGATGACTGTAAAGTCtgacaaatctggaaattgggtGGTCACTAGATTTTTGAGGGATCACAGTCATCCACTTGTAATTTTCCCAAGAGAAGTTAGATATTCCATG GATGATAAGGACAAGAAGATTCAGGAGCTAACATCCGAGCTTCGAAATAAGAGACGGTTGTGTACGATGTATCAGGAGCAATTGATGTTATTCATGAGGGAGGTTGAAGAACATATTAATcaattatcaagaaaaactGAATTG AGTCTACAACTGAGCATTGAAGATTGTAGCTATTGTCTGTACATATAA